Proteins encoded together in one Pontiella desulfatans window:
- a CDS encoding DDE-type integrase/transposase/recombinase: MSCETRMEYIAVQKRRYRRAEKAYKTRLLDEVCAVCGYDRKHATKLLNDSFTPSRGKRGRKGEYDSAELRKTLKTLWLRSGQLCGKRLKPAMPHWLKHYEKHYEPLSTECREKLLRISPASIDRVLKPFKAQYQRRRNTGTKPGSLLKNQIPLRTSTEDIDRPGYLEADTVAHCGGSMSGDFIWSITYTDIISTWTVTRAVWNKGAEGVMHQTHDVENKLPFAILGFDCDNGSEFLNHHLTRYFLQRKQPVCFTRSRPYHKNDNAHVEQKNWTHVRELLGYDRLDNPAMIRELNALYRDWERLNNFFKPSFKLKSKVRVKSRYKKKYDAPATPFDRLKVSGILGEQQEAALQREYETLDPFELGNRIQRRRRKIEKMKKTGESAAVGEPGFPDCLPTLTTPELEGTH, encoded by the coding sequence ATGAGTTGCGAAACCAGAATGGAATACATCGCGGTACAAAAACGCCGCTATAGGCGCGCGGAAAAGGCCTACAAGACCCGGTTGCTCGATGAAGTATGCGCGGTATGCGGCTATGATCGCAAGCATGCCACCAAGCTGCTCAACGACTCGTTTACGCCCTCCAGGGGCAAACGCGGCCGCAAAGGCGAGTACGACTCTGCTGAATTGCGCAAGACCCTCAAAACTCTGTGGCTTCGTTCTGGACAACTGTGCGGGAAGCGCCTCAAGCCTGCTATGCCACATTGGCTGAAGCACTATGAAAAACATTACGAACCGCTATCGACCGAATGCCGTGAAAAGCTACTGAGAATCAGCCCGGCAAGCATCGACCGGGTGCTCAAACCCTTCAAAGCGCAGTACCAGCGAAGGCGCAATACCGGTACCAAGCCCGGCTCGCTGCTCAAGAATCAGATCCCACTCCGCACCTCCACCGAGGACATCGACCGGCCCGGCTATCTCGAAGCCGACACAGTAGCCCACTGTGGCGGATCGATGAGCGGGGACTTCATCTGGTCGATCACCTATACGGACATCATAAGCACCTGGACGGTAACCCGCGCGGTCTGGAACAAAGGCGCTGAAGGCGTGATGCACCAAACCCACGACGTGGAAAACAAGCTGCCCTTCGCCATCCTGGGCTTCGACTGCGACAACGGCAGCGAGTTCCTCAACCACCATCTCACGCGCTACTTCCTGCAACGCAAACAGCCCGTCTGTTTTACACGCAGCAGACCGTACCACAAGAACGACAACGCCCATGTCGAACAAAAGAACTGGACGCACGTGCGCGAGTTGCTCGGCTACGACCGGCTCGACAACCCGGCCATGATCAGAGAGCTCAACGCACTCTACCGCGACTGGGAACGGCTCAACAACTTCTTCAAACCCTCGTTCAAGCTAAAAAGCAAGGTTCGCGTCAAAAGCCGGTACAAAAAGAAATACGATGCCCCCGCCACGCCCTTTGACCGCCTGAAGGTCAGCGGCATCCTTGGCGAACAACAGGAGGCTGCTCTGCAACGCGAATACGAAACGCTCGACCCTTTCGAGCTGGGCAATCGCATCCAGCGCCGACGTCGCAAGATCGAAAAAATGAAGAAAACCGGCGAGTCCGCCGCAGTCGGGGAACCCGGGTTCCCCGACTGCCTCCCCACCTTGACAACCCCCGAATTAGAGGGTACCCATTAA
- a CDS encoding family 43 glycosylhydrolase: MKKSCSRLSVVIFCHISMLGWVNAGGFDSFTNPVYEGADPFVYRHTDGLYYFCQSEGDRGVAIWKSDKLTDKGIKRLVWKAPDKGWNSKQVWAPELHYLQGRWYIYYAADSGKNIDHRTGVLQSKTQDAQGEYTDLGVIYTGDEIETGKNNRWAIDATPLEMNGKLYLIWSGWDGHDDNNQSLFIAEMENPWTVKSNRVKIAPNDTYVWVRVSESPNKKGLNEGAQILRNKDQIFVIYSCSGSWEHTYKLGQLSIRAGQDPMNPENWVKKAEPVCAGTDTVHGVGHASFTSSPDGTEDWMVYHSKISKERGWQRNVRIEKFDWNADGSPRFPIPTTEGTVLKKPSGEKPPVKGTSFTDSFDDGLWDSWQYFGYNRFIDVRNGQLHLGIDPGWGTANNYRCGEKAMVRNAVWDNFTFSAKTKIVKGERDAGLVFRVQHPAVGYDAMKGYFAGIMPGADRAILGKMNGRKWIEIKRADLSVEAGKEYTLEVCVRDGMIQFFVDGKLVIDAVDDEYTSGYCGLRIVSGEAAFDDVLIRADQR, from the coding sequence ATGAAGAAATCGTGTAGTCGTTTGTCGGTGGTTATTTTTTGCCATATCTCGATGCTCGGATGGGTGAATGCAGGGGGATTTGATTCGTTTACAAATCCCGTCTACGAGGGCGCCGATCCGTTTGTGTACAGGCATACCGATGGCCTCTATTACTTTTGCCAGTCGGAAGGCGACCGGGGGGTGGCCATATGGAAATCCGACAAGTTGACCGATAAAGGCATCAAAAGGCTGGTTTGGAAAGCGCCGGACAAGGGGTGGAACTCGAAGCAGGTCTGGGCTCCTGAGCTGCACTATCTTCAGGGCAGGTGGTATATCTACTATGCGGCCGACAGCGGAAAGAACATCGATCATCGAACCGGCGTGCTTCAGAGTAAAACGCAGGATGCCCAGGGGGAATATACGGATCTGGGTGTAATCTATACCGGAGATGAAATCGAGACGGGGAAAAACAACCGTTGGGCGATCGACGCCACCCCCCTGGAAATGAATGGCAAACTCTACCTGATCTGGTCGGGCTGGGACGGGCATGACGACAATAACCAGTCGCTGTTCATTGCCGAGATGGAGAATCCGTGGACGGTAAAATCCAATCGCGTGAAAATTGCACCGAACGATACCTATGTGTGGGTGCGTGTAAGTGAGTCGCCGAATAAAAAAGGGCTGAATGAAGGAGCTCAGATTCTTCGTAACAAAGATCAGATTTTTGTCATCTATTCGTGCAGCGGTTCATGGGAACACACGTATAAGCTCGGGCAGCTATCGATTCGGGCGGGGCAGGACCCGATGAATCCGGAAAACTGGGTGAAGAAAGCCGAGCCGGTCTGTGCCGGCACAGACACGGTACACGGTGTCGGGCATGCCAGCTTTACATCATCGCCGGACGGCACTGAGGATTGGATGGTTTATCATTCCAAGATTTCCAAAGAGCGCGGATGGCAGCGCAATGTGCGTATCGAAAAGTTCGATTGGAACGCGGACGGCTCTCCCCGGTTCCCGATCCCGACGACCGAAGGAACGGTGCTGAAAAAGCCATCCGGCGAAAAGCCGCCGGTCAAAGGGACCTCCTTTACCGATTCTTTTGACGATGGGTTGTGGGATAGCTGGCAGTATTTCGGCTATAACCGTTTCATCGATGTCCGGAATGGTCAGTTGCACTTGGGCATCGATCCGGGGTGGGGAACCGCCAACAACTATCGTTGCGGCGAAAAAGCCATGGTCCGAAATGCGGTATGGGACAACTTCACCTTCAGCGCAAAAACGAAAATTGTGAAGGGGGAACGCGATGCCGGCTTGGTCTTTCGCGTTCAGCATCCCGCCGTGGGCTACGATGCGATGAAAGGCTATTTTGCAGGAATTATGCCCGGAGCCGACCGTGCGATTCTGGGGAAAATGAACGGCAGAAAATGGATTGAAATCAAGCGGGCTGATCTGTCGGTTGAGGCTGGAAAAGAATATACACTGGAGGTCTGTGTGCGTGACGGGATGATCCAGTTTTTCGTGGATGGAAAGCTGGTCATCGATGCGGTGGACGATGAGTATACAAGCGGTTATTGCGGTTTGCGCATCGTTTCGGGTGAAGCGGCATTCGACGACGTTCTCATAAGAGCCGATCAGCGGTAA